The genomic interval CTCCTTGAAGTACTAGCGCTTCGGTAACTTATTCGCCATCCACTTCCCAAATCCTGCTAGCCAACGTTGTTTCGGAGTTTTTTGCTGCATATTTTGGTACTTTCATGGGAAAATAACCTTGTATAGTCAAAAAGGGGGGTACCAAATGGAAGGTTATTGGAAAAAAGCTCTACAAATGGCTAGTCTGCTCCTAATTGCCGGTACTGTCTATTTACTGATGAGCTCATCACCCAAGCAGCCAGACGATCGTGCTCAGAAATTCGATCAGGAGCCTGAGGTGTCGGTATACTTTCATCGAACTGGAAAGACGGAGACCATGCCCATTGAAGAGTACATCATGGGGGTTGTGGCCGGTGAGATGAAACCAAATTGGCCTAAGGAGGCCTACGCCGCACAGGCAATTCTAGCCCGTAGTTTTACCATGCATTACATGAGTCAAGGTGGAGCAAAAGATAAGTATGGAACCGATGTAACAACGAACGAGGAGGAAGCTCAAGCATATAATGCGGACAATATTACACCAACTATTGAGGAAGCAGTGAATTCCACCCGGGGACAAGTGATGACCTTTAATGATAGGTATGTCAGGGCTTGGTTCCATTCCTATAGTGGCGGAATCACGGCTACCGCCAAGGAGGGACTAAACTATCCTGAACCTGAACCGGCGTACATTAAGAGTGTCAGGATTCCCACGAATGAATACGCGCCTGAAGATGTGAAGTCATGGACGACGGAGATTGATCTGGTGACTCTACAGGAAAAGTTGGCAGACGCCGGAGTAAGTGGACCTATTGAAGATGTCAAGATTAAGGAAAAGGGGAACACCGGACGGGTAACCGCCGTTGAGGTAACCCATTCCAATGGCAAGAAGACCACGATTCCCGGAAATGACTTCCGC from Limnochordia bacterium carries:
- a CDS encoding SpoIID/LytB domain-containing protein → MEGYWKKALQMASLLLIAGTVYLLMSSSPKQPDDRAQKFDQEPEVSVYFHRTGKTETMPIEEYIMGVVAGEMKPNWPKEAYAAQAILARSFTMHYMSQGGAKDKYGTDVTTNEEEAQAYNADNITPTIEEAVNSTRGQVMTFNDRYVRAWFHSYSGGITATAKEGLNYPEPEPAYIKSVRIPTNEYAPEDVKSWTTEIDLVTLQEKLADAGVSGPIEDVKIKEKGNTGRVTAVEVTHSNGKKTTIPGNDFRIAVGAMEMKSALVNEFRVQDGKLMIAGKGFGHGVGLSQWDAYKLAKDGYTPQEIVDFFFKDIEIKKLWD